A window of the Henckelia pumila isolate YLH828 chromosome 3, ASM3356847v2, whole genome shotgun sequence genome harbors these coding sequences:
- the LOC140890837 gene encoding uncharacterized protein — protein sequence MAESGNNASRGRGRGRPRIDVNTEVNQAAGRLEQLRMDELVARFHTMRPPRYFGNEGPEKAEIWITEIEDLFDLIEYPSAQRLKLALHQLKDRAKMWWATTLMTLESQKVTPSWDVFKLKFRESYCPPSFYSAKSTEFHNLKQGNMSVQDYADTFYELLKYAPHVAASQGAIVESFTEGLDDRLHPFVSTGKPMNYPEAVELAKRAEASFRRRGGNKTPIQHQSGKQSSSHFSTSSLRPKGKQFKKSGSSSTSSEGSGKQSGQRYTGPYCDNCGGKHFSNQCVGVQGLCNVCGRPGHFARVCPSQTGKISAGR from the coding sequence ATGGCTGAAAGTGGTAATAATGCTAGTCGTGGTCGTGGTCGTGGTCGACCTCGCATTGATGTTAATACTGAGGTTAACCAAGCTGCTGGACGATTAGAACAACTTAGGATGGATGAGTTAGTTGCCCGTTTCCATACCATGCGTCCACCTCGTTATTTTGGTAATGAAGGACCTGAAAAAGCTGAAATCTGGATTACTGAGATTGAAGACCtctttgatttgattgaatatCCATCGGCGCAACGTTTGAAGCTAGCACTCCATCAGTTGAAGGATCGTGCTAAGATGTGGTGGGCTACTACCTTGATGACTTTGGAATCTCAGAAAGTAACACCGTCTTGGGATGTATTCAAGCTGAAGTTCAGGGAAAGTTATTGTCCTCCATCGTTCTATAGTGCCAAATCAACTGAATTCCATAATTTGAAACAAGGAAATATGTCGGTACAAGACTATGCTGATACTTTTTACGAACTGTTGAAGTATGCTCCTCATGTTGCTGCTAGTCAGGGAGCTATTGTTGAAAGCTTCACTGAAGGATTAGATGATCGCTTGCATCCATTTGTCTCGACTGGAAAGCCAATGAATTATCCCGAAGCTGTGGAATTAGCAAAAAGGGCTGAGGCAAGTTTTCGAAGGAGAGGTGGAAACAAGACTCCTATCCAGCACCAATCTGGCAAGCAATCTTCAAGTCATTTTAGTACTTCATCTTTACGTCCAAAagggaaacaattcaagaaATCTGGCTCTAGTTCTACTAGTTCTGAAGGTTCTGGAAAGCAGAGTGGACAACGCTACACTGGTCCTTATTGTGATAACTGCGGTGGGAAACATTTCAGCAATCAATGTGTGGGAGTTCAAGGACTTTGCAATGTTTGTGGCAGACCAGGACACTTTGCTCGAGTTTGCCCCAGTCAGACAGGAAAAATCAGTGCAGGCAGGTAG